The genomic region CTAGCCAGACAGGAAGGGTACAGGTTGAAGGGTACAATCCAAGGACAGAGAACAGTTTCTCTGAGGATTGAATACCTCTCTTTCCTCACTCTAAACCTCAGTCCCTTCTCTGCTATAGATCAAGTTGTTGACATGGAAGTTATGAAAGCTGGTGGCATGACCATTCATGTGTTGGATCTGAGCCTGGGGGCCAAGATCTACACCATGTGCTGTGTTGGAACAAGCTGGGTAGGAGCTGAGGCCAGGGCTCACCTGCCTTCCCAGAGCTAAGTCCCCCACTGGTCCACCTCCTGCTCCTGTGAAGTGCCTGGGGAAGACTCCACAGCCATTAGCCAGGGCCCCCATAGTGGAAGTGAAGCCAGAGAGACATGGGCTGGGCTCTATAGTTAGTAGGGGGGGTTTGGACTCAGTCCCAGAGCTGGGTGAGCTAAGCAGTTCTGGGGAGGTGGAGTCAATGAGGCCTAGGTTCTCCGATGGGTTTTTGAGGGTCCCAGAACTGTTGTCTTCAGACTTAGAGACAGCTCCCAGTGTCCCTGTCCCATTGGGGTCCCCTcgtcttttcctctttctccggAAGTTTCCATGATCAAACATTTTCTCACAGTTTGGGTCCAAGGTCCAGTAATTTCCTTTCCCTGCAGAAGAACAGTAGattgttttttaaagatgaattgATAACCAGTTTTTCTGTAAATTAGCCTAGGACCACTCAAGTAATGGTGTAGAGTTGGCGGAACCTtggtcttagaatcagaaaaacctgggttcaaaaccttcTGCTAacaatagctttgtgaccctgggcaactcacttaatttctctgagcttcattttctcattttataaatgaagataaGAATTTCTGTGTTATTAGAGGTATTAACCCTCCTTACAGGATTATTGGGTGACTCATATGAGAGAATTTctgtaaaatgctatgtaaatgccagttatATTCTATGGGGAGGCTAGCAGTCTCTTTCGGAAAGATGACAGTTCTTTCACATACCCCACCATCTATTGTCACACGCAGGTGACATTTTGGACTAGTCTGGAACAAGCCTCTTGCCTACAACCCATCAGACAGGTATACATGTTTTGCCTTCTGCTTGAAGGTCTCTAGCAAGAAGGGGAGCTCcacacctcccaaggcagcctatcCCACTCAGGGAGATCTATTTTCAGAAACCAAGCAAATCTtaaccctcatttcacagatgagatcacaggtccagaaaagggaagggacttgGGTATAGGATTCTGGGATTTGGGGATTAGAGTTAGGAGAAACCTTAGAGGAAATCTAGCCCAATGgcctcatcttacagttgaggaaatcggAAGTCTAGGATGGATGGTCAAGGGATTTGCCCATGGTGGCACAGATCAGAAATGCCTGAGCAGGGCTTCCCTTTTGGTCACCTCCAGAACTTTATTGAGAAAGACAAGCCCAACCAGAGATGGCCTTCTGACCGCGGGAGATGAAAGGGTGGGAAACCAGGTCaggccggggtgggggggagggaggcgtCCCCTAGTCTACAGGAAGGGTCAGGAGACGGCATACCTGGGTCATCTTCATCACGCGGCACCTTCTTGAAGCAGTCATTGAGGGAAAGGTTGTGACGGATAGAGTTCTGCCAGCCGGCCTTGCTCTTTTTGTAGAAGGGGAAGGTGCCCTCCACGTATTGATAGATCTGGCTCAAAGTAAGCTTCTTGTCAGGAGCGTTCTCGATGGCCATGGCGATGAGCGCCGAGTACGAGTAAGGCGGCCGCATTATCTTAAGGAGCTCCTGTTGGTTGGACAGCGACAACCAGGTGAGTTCGGCCGCGGCCGCACCGAAGCCGGACGAAGAGGGCAGGAACGGGCGCTGACCTGGGCAGCCGTAGCTGGGTAGGTACGAGGGCTGGCTGAGGGCCGGCCCATTGAGCCACAGGTAGGGGTTGGCTCCCGCACCGCCGTAGTCAGAGAGCCCGAAGCCGGTGGAGGCCACCGAGGGGGCTCTTGACGAGCGGTGAGGGTGCTGGGGTAGTCCTGGCTGGTAGAGGCTCAGGTGGTCTCCGTAGACGGCCAAATCCAACAGTTCCTGGGCACTGGGGGGATGTTGCTGGCCCGAGGGGCCCGGCGGGCTGGCTGACGGCTGCCCCGGAACTTTCATGACGGTCCCATGGAACTctatccttcttctccttctaaaTCGCAACCTTGAGGAGTGGTGACCGCTCAGATGAGCCGAGAGCAGGCCAGGGGTGACCGACGGCAGCGGGGATGGCTGCAATCACTGACCCCTGGGCTGAGCAGCGAGAGCAGTGGCAGTAGGAGAAACCGTCGGGTAGACACGGTTCCTATCACTCCAGCCCAGCTCAGATGAGTCCAGATGagtccagcccagcccagcccagcccagcccagcactCCCAAGGTGCtcaaattccttccctccccttcctcttcttcctccgcCCACCCGGCACATTAATCTCTGACCTCCTCCCACCCTTCCCAATTCTTGATTCATTTACCTTCCTCCTCAGTCTGctacccccctcctctctccactcCCGCCCAGGGATCCTACTTCCCAGCCCAGGTATCCCCACTTTCCGGTAGAAGCACCTCGGCTCTCTCCCGCCTGGAGAGCTTCGATCCTTCACCTCTCATCAGGCAAATTCTCCTGCTCTCTGCCTCCTCCTGACCCCAAGCACTCCTCCTTTAGCTGCTGTCAAACTTTCGGTTCTATCTCCTTGCGTTTCTTACACCTGGGCTGTCAGATCAGAGAACAAGAAGGGAGCATTGCAAGGGACTTTAGAAAAGAGGCTGAGAAGGCTCTTTGCAGGGGCAGGAGGGAGCTCCCTGGCATTGGAGCCAGAAAGGCGCTCAGACATTTACATCTCTAGTCTGGCACTAACTGTGGGAGCCTGGGTGAATCATAAAAACTCAGAAGCTTTCAGGAGGAGAGATCTCCCAAAGGGATATGGGCTGGAAATGGGGGGCTCCCCCTCCAATGGAGTTGGAGACTGGATGGCCACATGTCATCCAGAGGGGATTCTTGGGCTAGTAAGAATGGCCCTCAGGTCTTTCCTGTTTCCAGAAGCCTCAGTAGCTCATTTGTGAAGAGATATAATGCTTGTTCCAATGAACTTACAGGCATTTGTGGAGAAAGCACTCTGCAAAGATTCTTTTGAAAGAGGAAAC from Trichosurus vulpecula isolate mTriVul1 chromosome 8, mTriVul1.pri, whole genome shotgun sequence harbors:
- the FOXI2 gene encoding forkhead box protein I2, with the translated sequence MKVPGQPSASPPGPSGQQHPPSAQELLDLAVYGDHLSLYQPGLPQHPHRSSRAPSVASTGFGLSDYGGAGANPYLWLNGPALSQPSYLPSYGCPGQRPFLPSSSGFGAAAAELTWLSLSNQQELLKIMRPPYSYSALIAMAIENAPDKKLTLSQIYQYVEGTFPFYKKSKAGWQNSIRHNLSLNDCFKKVPRDEDDPGKGNYWTLDPNCEKMFDHGNFRRKRKRRGDPNGTGTLGAVSKSEDNSSGTLKNPSENLGLIDSTSPELLSSPSSGTESKPPLLTIEPSPCLSGFTSTMGALANGCGVFPRHFTGAGGGPVGDLALGRQVSPGLSSYPACSNTAHGVDLGPQAQIQHMNGHATSFHNFHVNNLIYSREGTEV